Proteins encoded together in one Pontiella desulfatans window:
- a CDS encoding sulfatase-like hydrolase/transferase: MRMYTKILFSLWYVSSAFGADKPNIVNYLADDHGRAESSVYGSSEVRTPMMASLAKDGLVFDNAFVASPACGPSRSALLSGLMPVLTKKQVSHYIFHYNFHMKPTFSGVSPNHLKSDFLSI, encoded by the coding sequence ATGCGTATGTATACCAAAATTCTTTTTTCACTATGGTATGTCTCGTCGGCATTCGGAGCGGATAAGCCCAACATCGTTAATTATCTGGCAGATGATCATGGGCGGGCGGAATCTTCCGTTTATGGAAGTTCCGAGGTTCGGACGCCGATGATGGCGTCTTTGGCGAAGGACGGTTTGGTGTTCGACAACGCGTTTGTGGCATCGCCCGCCTGCGGGCCGAGCCGATCGGCCTTGCTGAGTGGTCTGATGCCAGTCTTGACAAAAAAACAAGTCTCCCACTACATCTTTCACTATAATTTTCACATGAAACCGACCTTTTCGGGGGTGTCTCCGAATCACCTAAAAAGCGATTTCCTATCAATATGA